TGATTGCAGTCTCCTGGGACATGCGAATCCCCTGCACCACCACTTCTTCGATTTCACCCGCCCCATCCTGTGCGGACGCAAACTGGGCACCCAACAGGCCATAGGCGGCAACACTTGTAGCCAGAATCATTTGAGCAAACGGCGGTTGTTTTGCCAGCATTTGTTTTTCCCTCAATTATTATCGTGTAGTAACTGCACTCCGCTCGGGAGCCGTCAGGACGAACAACCACTTCGCCTCGCCATCATCGCGTCTGGGACAACCCCAGAAATGTAACCGGTTACAACAAAGACACAAAAAAATTTGGAACTTTCCCGTTCAAGCTGAGCGCCAACCGGTTCTAATCGAGATTATTATAAGGTCTAAAACAGTGCAAACTTTTTTGCTACACAAGACGGTAAAAAGAAGTATCACGCGCCAATAAATGTAACCGGTTACAGATCGTGATCAATCAACCGCCAAAAACTCTTTATCGAGCGCTGCTGTAACAAGCAGAAGTAAGCGCAGCATCCGCCCGCAACAGCCTAACCCTGCATACGCTGACATCGGCGGTTCCCGGTACAGTGACTAACCTGTATAAGCGCGAGCTATTCATACAGAGTGCGCCCGGAAATATTCATTCCTTGAAACAGCGGGGAGAAGAAAGGTCATGGGTACACCACCTGGCATCAAAAAGGAAAGAGACCAGAGGCAACCGCAAGTAGAGGACAGTGAGATCCGGCGAGCGTGATTGCGCGCGCGGCATAGCCCATTCGACCTGACCGCACACACCTGACATTTTACCAGTGCCGATCACTAATTACGCGGCAACAGCATACTTAGTACCTTGCAATCGCACAGTACTTCAAACCAGTTTTATTGATAAAGATTTCCGCTGCAAGATTCCGTAACAACGGATAGGGTTCTTCGTTATTGTGCGCAATAAGGCTGTATATTAGATGGCTCTGATTCGCTGGTCGAATTAACCGCGGTAAGCCGGTATAGAGCGCAGCCTGATTCCGTATCCGAATCTTGCCCTGCCTTAATCGTATAAAGGTTCATGGTTGCGGGATCCCAGCCATTCTCCGCATCAGGCAGCTTATCTCCGAGTAACTTCCATTCGGCCCCGTCGTTTACTGATACATACAGATGGTAATAGCTTCCTGTGGGCACTCCCATCCAGTTGACACCACCCGTTTTGGAGATTGGATACAGCACAGGTGGCTGCGGCACTGGCCAAGCCGTGGAAAATCTTTGCGCCCGCTTACTTGACGAAACCTTTGCCTGCGCCTTGCGTATCATCTGGATGACCGCAAGCTCGTTATTGGCATCGTTCACCGCACTCCCGGGCAGGTGATAGCTCATATAGCCACCAGATTCCCTGTGCCAGTAAAAGCCGCCGGCTTCCCGGTGTCCGCGATACCCCCACACGAGCCCCCCGGCGACAGACGGCTCGGCCAGCCAGGCATCCGTTACTGCCTGCATCGACCCCAGAGGCTGCAGCCCGTACTCACCAATGATCATCGGCTTGTTGAAGGTTTCCGCCAGCTCAGCCTGTTTATGCACTTCGTCGGCGGACATATAGGCACCGTAAAAATGATTTGACTGGATATCGACATTCGGGTCAGCCAGCCCCAGGAATTCACCCTGCTCAATGCTGGCGGAACCTGGAGCATTGACCGAGTCCGCCTGTTGATCTCCATCTATCACGAGTTGATTGGGTGCGAGCCCCTTGAACAGTGCTGCCGTTTTCGCTAGAAATGCCTTGTTTGTTCCACGAAGTTCATTTCCAGTTTCCCAGGCCATAATGGCCTTTTCTTCCCGGTACTCACGACCGGTGCAAGTATTCTTTCGGGTTAAAAGTTGCTCGATAATATGCTGGTAAGCCGCGTAGGTTTTGCTGTCTATATCGTAAAGTGGACCACTTTCCTTGGTATCCTGGTCAGCCTCTCCCACCATTTGCGCCAATTCCCGTTTACCGCCCCACCAACTCCATTGGTCGATTACCGGGATGATCAGGCGTAAACCGTAGATGTCGGCGAGATATATAAGGCGGTCCATCACTCGCATGGCCTCTTCATTGAGTCCAATCTCGCCGGTCTCCTTGTTTTGCATAATATGCGCCGGCATATTCGCGCGCACTGATGCTGGCAGGGAAATATCATCCACGGACAATGTGTAAATCCGGGTAACGGTATGGCCGCTGTAGACCAGGGCCTGAACCCAATCGCTCTGCTCTCTTGCGGTCGGCCAACGGAAATGGTCCGACTTTCCAATGCGACTATCGGCAGAGGCCACATCGTCTTCGATGCGGTGGAGTTCAGTGGCATGCAGGCCAATAAATCTCAGGGGGCGATTTCCGTCCAAAAGGCGGATACCGTCGCGCGTGACAAAATGCTGGAAACCCGGAAATGGCTCCACATTCGGATTTCCTGGCGGCACAGCACAATGCGCAGGCAGAGCGGCGGATTTCTCAAACTCACAGCCACCCAGCATCACGGCAATGGATATGGTCAGTAGTAGGCTATGAAGTCGTCGCATTTCTCTTCTGTTCGCTGCGCTGGGTTTTAGTTAATGCTGCAATATCCCCAAGGCGCCGCAATACTTCCATCATTGCACGCCCATTATGGTAAGGGCCTTTCCAGAAACCCAGTTTGTAACCCTGATGTTCTTTCAAACGGTCAAGTGAGGCATAATATAGCCACTCACCGTGTTCCCAATCGATCTGGTGATTCTTGATGAATTTCCACACCTTCTCAAACGCCGTTTTGAAGCGGGGGTCGCCGGTCATTTGCCACATATTCAAGAAACCGACTAGAGCCTCAGCCTGCACCCACCACTCGGAATCCAAATGGCGGCACTGGGCGTTGAAATCGAAGGTATCCAGAACCTTTCCCAGATATCCAACGCCCTCCTCCATACAGGAGCGACCCAATGCTTCAACAATGGGCTGGTACTTTTCCCGGTATGAAAAATCACCCAGCACTTCCAGTGCCTCCGCGAGCAGCCAACTCCCTTCGATATCGTGGCCATAGGAGTAACTTGCAGACACATCCCGCCAGTCATCTTGTAAAAATAGTCGTAGGTGACCGCTTTCCCGGTTATAGATTTTTTCACAGAACCAGTCGATGCTGCTCTTCATTGCCAGCGCAACTTCTTCTGTGGGCACCACGCGATAGAGAAGGGTATAGGCTTCCAACACATGAAGGTGGTTGTTCATGGTTTTCGGCGCATTCAGGTCTTTGTCACTTAAGCGGTAATCTGACACCGGTTGCCATTCA
This region of Microbulbifer sp. SAOS-129_SWC genomic DNA includes:
- a CDS encoding AGE family epimerase/isomerase, producing the protein MKVTAADNIEGIYPMQVASIAHSGIDLSRYLPEFRRHLRHIAEWWKSHAVDTKNGGFLGEVSVTCNPVPHADKSIVLNARILWFFSEISLLMQDDPEVDASNIEEYRQLATRAFDYLTAKFHDPVSGGAFWSLDYTGKLKEGKKQTYAQAFCIYAYANYYRLTGDAVALDLALSYFRLIERHCVDRKLGGYLEAVTREWQPVSDYRLSDKDLNAPKTMNNHLHVLEAYTLLYRVVPTEEVALAMKSSIDWFCEKIYNRESGHLRLFLQDDWRDVSASYSYGHDIEGSWLLAEALEVLGDFSYREKYQPIVEALGRSCMEEGVGYLGKVLDTFDFNAQCRHLDSEWWVQAEALVGFLNMWQMTGDPRFKTAFEKVWKFIKNHQIDWEHGEWLYYASLDRLKEHQGYKLGFWKGPYHNGRAMMEVLRRLGDIAALTKTQRSEQKRNATTS
- a CDS encoding glycoside hydrolase family 2 TIM barrel-domain containing protein codes for the protein MRRLHSLLLTISIAVMLGGCEFEKSAALPAHCAVPPGNPNVEPFPGFQHFVTRDGIRLLDGNRPLRFIGLHATELHRIEDDVASADSRIGKSDHFRWPTAREQSDWVQALVYSGHTVTRIYTLSVDDISLPASVRANMPAHIMQNKETGEIGLNEEAMRVMDRLIYLADIYGLRLIIPVIDQWSWWGGKRELAQMVGEADQDTKESGPLYDIDSKTYAAYQHIIEQLLTRKNTCTGREYREEKAIMAWETGNELRGTNKAFLAKTAALFKGLAPNQLVIDGDQQADSVNAPGSASIEQGEFLGLADPNVDIQSNHFYGAYMSADEVHKQAELAETFNKPMIIGEYGLQPLGSMQAVTDAWLAEPSVAGGLVWGYRGHREAGGFYWHRESGGYMSYHLPGSAVNDANNELAVIQMIRKAQAKVSSSKRAQRFSTAWPVPQPPVLYPISKTGGVNWMGVPTGSYYHLYVSVNDGAEWKLLGDKLPDAENGWDPATMNLYTIKAGQDSDTESGCALYRLTAVNSTSESEPSNIQPYCAQ